In one window of Rhinopithecus roxellana isolate Shanxi Qingling chromosome 15, ASM756505v1, whole genome shotgun sequence DNA:
- the SLC22A8 gene encoding solute carrier family 22 member 8 isoform X2: MTFSEILDRVGSMGRFQFLHVAILGLPILNMANHNLLQIFTAATPVHHCRPPPNASAGPWVIPMGPNGKPERCLRFVHPSNASLPNDTQRSTEPCLDGWVYNSTKDSIVTEWNLVCNSNKLKEMAQSIFMAGILIGGLVLGDLSDRFGRRPILTCSYLLLAASGSGAAFSPTFPVYMVFRFLCGCGISGITLSTVILNVEWVPTRMRAIMSTALGYCYTVGQFILPGLAYAIPQWRWLQLTVSIPFFIFFLSSWWTPESIRWLVLTGKSSKALKILRRVAAFNGKKEEGERLTLEELKLNLQKEISLAKAKYTAADLFRIPMLRRMTFCLSLAWFATGFAYYSLAMGVEEFGVNLYILQIIFDLQTVRTVLAVFGKGCLSSSFSCLFLYTSELYPTVIRQTGMGVSNLWTRVGSMLSPLVKITGEVQPFIPNIIYGITALLGGSAALFLPETLNQPLPETIEDLENWSLRAKKPKQEPEVEKASQRIPLQPYGPDLGSS, translated from the exons ATGACCTTCTCGGAGATCCTGGACCGTGTGGGAAGCATGGGCCGTTTCCAGTTCCTGCATGTAGCCATACTGGGCCTCCCGATCCTCAACATGGCCAACCACAACCTGCTGCAGATCTTCACAGCCGCCACCCCTGTCCACCACTGCCGCCCGCCCCCTAATGCCTCCGCAGGGCCTTGGGTGATCCCCATGGGCCCAAATGGGAAGCCTGAGAGATGCCTCCGTTTTGTACATCCATCCAATGCCAGCCTGCCCAATGACACCCAGAGGTCCACGGAGCCATGCCTGGATGGCTGGGTCTACAACAGCACCAAGGACTCCATTGTGACAGAG TGGAACTTGGTGTGCAACTCCAACAAACTGAAGGAGATGGCCCAGTCTATCTTCATGGCAGGCATACTGATTGGAGGGCTCGTGCTTGGAGACCTGTCTGACAG GTTTGGCCGCAGGCCCATCCTGACCTGCAGCTACCTGCTGCTGGCAGCCAGCGGCTCCGGTGCAGCCTTCAGCCCCACCTTCCCCGTCTACATGGTCTTCCGCTTCCTGTGTGGCTGTGGCATCTCAGGCATTACCCTGAGCACCGTCATCTTGA ATGTGGAATGGGTGCCTACCCGGATGCGGGCCATCATGTCGACAGCACTCGGGTACTGCTACACCGTTGGCCAGTTCATTCTGCCCGGCCTGGCCTACGCCATCCCCCAGTGGCGTTGGCTGCAGTTAACTGTGTCCATtcccttcttcatcttcttcctaTCATCCTG GTGGACACCAGAGTCCATACGCTGGTTGGTCCTGACTGGAAAGTCCTCGAAGGCCCTGAAGATACTCCGGCGGGTGGCCGCCTTCAATGgcaagaaggaagagggagaaaggctCACCTTGGAG GAGCTCAAACTCAACCTGCAGAAGGAGATCTCCTTGGCCAAGGCCAAGTACACCGCAGCTGACCTGTTCCGGATACCCATGCTGCGCCGCATGACCTTCTGTCTTTCCCTGGCCTG gtttgcTACCGGTTTTGCCTACTATAGTTTGGCTATGGGTGTGGAAGAATTTGGAGTCAACCTCTACATCCTCCAGATCATCTTTG ACTTGCAGACCGTGAGGACAGTATTGGCTGTGTTTGGGAAGGGATGCCTATCCAGCTCCTTCAGCTGCCTCTTCCTCTACACAAGTGAATTATATCCCACAGTCATCAG GCAAACAGGTATGGGCGTAAGTAACCTGTGGACCCGTGTGGGAAGCATGTTGTCCCCGCTGGTGAAAATCACGGGTGAGGTACAGCCCTTCATCCCCAATATCATCTACGGGATCACCGCCCTCCTCGGGGGCAGTGCTGCCCTCTTCCTGCCTGAGACCCTGAATCAGCCCTTGCCAGAGACTATCGAAGACCTGGAAAACTG GTCCCTGCGGGCAAAGAAGCCAAAGCAGGAGCCAGAGGTGGAAAAGGCCTCCCAGAGGATCCCTCTGCAGCCTTACGGACCAGACCTGGGCTCCAGCTGA
- the SLC22A8 gene encoding solute carrier family 22 member 8 isoform X1, translating to MTFSEILDRVGSMGRFQFLHVAILGLPILNMANHNLLQIFTAATPVHHCRPPPNASAGPWVIPMGPNGKPERCLRFVHPSNASLPNDTQRSTEPCLDGWVYNSTKDSIVTEWNLVCNSNKLKEMAQSIFMAGILIGGLVLGDLSDRFGRRPILTCSYLLLAASGSGAAFSPTFPVYMVFRFLCGCGISGITLSTVILNVEWVPTRMRAIMSTALGYCYTVGQFILPGLAYAIPQWRWLQLTVSIPFFIFFLSSWWTPESIRWLVLTGKSSKALKILRRVAAFNGKKEEGERLTLEELKLNLQKEISLAKAKYTAADLFRIPMLRRMTFCLSLAWFATGFAYYSLAMGVEEFGVNLYILQIIFGGVDIPAKFITILSLSYLGRHTTQAAALLLAGGAILALTFVPLDLQTVRTVLAVFGKGCLSSSFSCLFLYTSELYPTVIRQTGMGVSNLWTRVGSMLSPLVKITGEVQPFIPNIIYGITALLGGSAALFLPETLNQPLPETIEDLENWSLRAKKPKQEPEVEKASQRIPLQPYGPDLGSS from the exons ATGACCTTCTCGGAGATCCTGGACCGTGTGGGAAGCATGGGCCGTTTCCAGTTCCTGCATGTAGCCATACTGGGCCTCCCGATCCTCAACATGGCCAACCACAACCTGCTGCAGATCTTCACAGCCGCCACCCCTGTCCACCACTGCCGCCCGCCCCCTAATGCCTCCGCAGGGCCTTGGGTGATCCCCATGGGCCCAAATGGGAAGCCTGAGAGATGCCTCCGTTTTGTACATCCATCCAATGCCAGCCTGCCCAATGACACCCAGAGGTCCACGGAGCCATGCCTGGATGGCTGGGTCTACAACAGCACCAAGGACTCCATTGTGACAGAG TGGAACTTGGTGTGCAACTCCAACAAACTGAAGGAGATGGCCCAGTCTATCTTCATGGCAGGCATACTGATTGGAGGGCTCGTGCTTGGAGACCTGTCTGACAG GTTTGGCCGCAGGCCCATCCTGACCTGCAGCTACCTGCTGCTGGCAGCCAGCGGCTCCGGTGCAGCCTTCAGCCCCACCTTCCCCGTCTACATGGTCTTCCGCTTCCTGTGTGGCTGTGGCATCTCAGGCATTACCCTGAGCACCGTCATCTTGA ATGTGGAATGGGTGCCTACCCGGATGCGGGCCATCATGTCGACAGCACTCGGGTACTGCTACACCGTTGGCCAGTTCATTCTGCCCGGCCTGGCCTACGCCATCCCCCAGTGGCGTTGGCTGCAGTTAACTGTGTCCATtcccttcttcatcttcttcctaTCATCCTG GTGGACACCAGAGTCCATACGCTGGTTGGTCCTGACTGGAAAGTCCTCGAAGGCCCTGAAGATACTCCGGCGGGTGGCCGCCTTCAATGgcaagaaggaagagggagaaaggctCACCTTGGAG GAGCTCAAACTCAACCTGCAGAAGGAGATCTCCTTGGCCAAGGCCAAGTACACCGCAGCTGACCTGTTCCGGATACCCATGCTGCGCCGCATGACCTTCTGTCTTTCCCTGGCCTG gtttgcTACCGGTTTTGCCTACTATAGTTTGGCTATGGGTGTGGAAGAATTTGGAGTCAACCTCTACATCCTCCAGATCATCTTTGGTGGGGTCGATATCCCAGCCAAGTTCATCACCATCCTCTCCTTAAGCTATCTGGGCCGGCATACCACTCAGGCCGCTGCCCTACTCCTGGCAGGAGGGGCCATCTTGGCTCTCACCTTTGTGCCCTTGG ACTTGCAGACCGTGAGGACAGTATTGGCTGTGTTTGGGAAGGGATGCCTATCCAGCTCCTTCAGCTGCCTCTTCCTCTACACAAGTGAATTATATCCCACAGTCATCAG GCAAACAGGTATGGGCGTAAGTAACCTGTGGACCCGTGTGGGAAGCATGTTGTCCCCGCTGGTGAAAATCACGGGTGAGGTACAGCCCTTCATCCCCAATATCATCTACGGGATCACCGCCCTCCTCGGGGGCAGTGCTGCCCTCTTCCTGCCTGAGACCCTGAATCAGCCCTTGCCAGAGACTATCGAAGACCTGGAAAACTG GTCCCTGCGGGCAAAGAAGCCAAAGCAGGAGCCAGAGGTGGAAAAGGCCTCCCAGAGGATCCCTCTGCAGCCTTACGGACCAGACCTGGGCTCCAGCTGA